GCGCGGGACCAGCGGGCGGAGCAGGAACGACGGACGGCCTTCTTCGAGCAGGCGGGCAGGGACGCCGCACTGTGGCCCGTGTTCATGCACATGGTCCGCTCCGCCTCCGGCAAAGCCGTCGAGTGCGGCGCTCAGAGCCCCGCCCACGGCAACGGACTGTCGCCGACGGAGAGCAGGGTCTCCTGCAAGCCACCGCCGCCCTCGCCGACGAACTCGTGCAGACCTACGGCTGTCCCGAGATCCGTGCACGGACGCGTCGCCTGTCACGGCCAGGATTCGTGCGTCCATCAGGACGGGATTTCCCAGTGAACGACGGGCGCATGGTACCGCTGGTACCGTGGGTACCATGTCGGATCCCAAAGCGATGAATCTACGCTTCCCCGATCCCGCGCAGCGGGCGGCCATCGCGGCAGCCGCCAAGCAGGCGGGGGTCAGCATGCAGGAATACATCGTCTCGGCCGCCTACGACCGGGCGACCGCGGTGGAGCAGCGGTTCCTGGAGGGCTTCAAGGCGTCCATGGCCCGCAGCGGCGCGACCTTCGCAGCCGAGCCCAGCGGCATCGACGTCAGCGCGGAGCAGCGGGTGATCGAGCAGGAGGCGCTGCG
The window above is part of the Streptomyces sp. NBC_00425 genome. Proteins encoded here:
- a CDS encoding type II toxin -antitoxin system TacA 1-like antitoxin, producing the protein MSDPKAMNLRFPDPAQRAAIAAAAKQAGVSMQEYIVSAAYDRATAVEQRFLEGFKASMARSGATFAAEPSGIDVSAEQRVIEQEALRELEQQERGHAA